A DNA window from Staphylococcus warneri contains the following coding sequences:
- the lysS gene encoding lysine--tRNA ligase, whose translation MSEEMNDQMQVRRQKLQELRDLGIDPFGQRYDRSASAAELKAAWDEFSKEELHEKEEESHVAIAGRIMTKRGKGKAGFAHVQDLSGQIQIYVRKDQIGEEQFDLWKHADLGDIVGVEGVMFKTNTGELSVKAKSFTLLTKALRPLPDKFHGLQDIEQRYRQRYLDLITNQDSTRTFINRSKIIQEMRNYLNQKGFLEVETPMMHQIAGGAAARPFVTHHNALDATLYMRIAIELHLKRLIVGGLEKVYEIGRVFRNEGVSTRHNPEFTMIELYEAYADYHDIMDLTESMVRHIAQEVLGSAKVQYNGTEIDLESSWKRLHIVDAVKEATGVDFYNVKSDEEAKALAKEHGIEITDNMKYGHILNEFFEQKVEETLIQPTFIYGHPIDISPLAKKNPEDPRFTDRFELFIVGREHANAFTELNDPIDQKERFEAQLVEKEQGNDEAHEMDEDYIEALEYGMPPTGGLGIGIDRLVMLLTDSPSIRDVLLFPYMRQK comes from the coding sequence ATGTCAGAAGAAATGAACGACCAAATGCAGGTACGCCGACAAAAACTACAAGAATTAAGAGATTTAGGAATTGATCCATTTGGTCAACGATACGATCGTTCTGCTTCAGCAGCTGAATTAAAAGCGGCTTGGGACGAATTCTCAAAAGAAGAATTACATGAAAAAGAAGAAGAAAGTCATGTTGCGATAGCAGGTCGTATTATGACTAAACGTGGAAAGGGTAAAGCAGGATTTGCACATGTGCAAGATCTTTCAGGACAAATTCAAATTTATGTTAGAAAAGATCAAATTGGAGAAGAACAATTTGATTTGTGGAAACATGCCGACCTAGGAGATATTGTCGGTGTTGAAGGTGTAATGTTTAAAACTAATACTGGTGAATTATCAGTTAAAGCAAAATCATTTACACTATTAACTAAAGCTTTAAGACCATTACCAGATAAATTCCACGGATTACAAGATATAGAACAACGTTATCGTCAACGTTATTTAGACTTAATCACAAATCAAGATAGTACACGAACATTTATTAATCGTAGTAAAATCATTCAAGAAATGCGTAATTATCTAAATCAAAAAGGTTTCTTAGAAGTAGAAACACCAATGATGCATCAAATTGCTGGAGGAGCTGCTGCTAGACCATTTGTGACACACCATAATGCACTAGACGCTACTTTGTATATGCGTATAGCTATCGAATTGCATTTAAAACGTTTAATCGTAGGCGGATTAGAAAAAGTATATGAAATTGGTCGCGTATTCCGTAATGAAGGTGTATCTACACGACATAACCCTGAATTTACAATGATTGAATTGTATGAAGCTTATGCAGATTACCATGATATTATGGACTTAACAGAATCAATGGTTAGACATATTGCTCAAGAAGTACTTGGATCAGCTAAGGTTCAATATAACGGAACTGAGATTGATTTAGAATCATCATGGAAAAGATTGCACATTGTTGATGCTGTGAAAGAAGCTACAGGTGTAGATTTCTATAATGTGAAATCTGATGAAGAAGCCAAAGCACTAGCGAAAGAACATGGAATTGAAATCACTGACAATATGAAATATGGTCATATTTTAAATGAATTCTTTGAGCAAAAAGTAGAAGAGACATTAATCCAACCAACATTCATATACGGTCATCCAATTGATATATCACCATTAGCTAAGAAAAACCCAGAAGATCCTAGATTTACAGATAGATTTGAATTGTTTATCGTAGGAAGAGAACATGCTAATGCCTTTACTGAGCTTAATGATCCTATCGATCAAAAAGAACGTTTTGAAGCTCAATTAGTCGAAAAAGAGCAAGGTAATGACGAAGCGCATGAAATGGACGAAGATTATATCGAAGCATTAGAATATGGTATGCCTCCTACAGGTGGTCTAGGAATCGGAATTGATAGATTAGTTATGTTATTAACTGATTCACCATCAATTAGAGACGTATTATTATTCCCTTATATGAGACAAAAATAA
- the folK gene encoding 2-amino-4-hydroxy-6-hydroxymethyldihydropteridine diphosphokinase produces MVKAYLGLGSNIGDRAHQLQQAIRIIDQYQYIDVTSISPIYETEPVGYTDQPQFLNLCIEIETTLNPQELLKRCLETEEALHRVRKIRWGPRTLDVDILLYGNEIIEEDNLIIPHPRMTERAFVLIPLNDIASKHIEPRSQKLIENLVIADSTVKRYMS; encoded by the coding sequence ATGGTTAAAGCATATTTAGGCTTAGGAAGTAATATAGGTGATAGAGCACATCAATTACAACAAGCCATCCGAATTATTGACCAATACCAATACATTGATGTTACCTCTATATCTCCTATCTATGAAACAGAGCCAGTTGGTTACACTGATCAACCACAGTTTCTTAATTTATGTATAGAAATAGAGACAACATTAAATCCTCAGGAATTATTAAAGAGATGTTTAGAAACGGAAGAAGCACTTCACCGTGTAAGGAAGATTCGATGGGGGCCTAGAACACTAGATGTAGATATTTTACTGTATGGAAATGAAATCATTGAAGAAGATAATTTAATCATTCCTCACCCGAGAATGACAGAACGCGCTTTTGTGCTTATTCCATTGAATGATATCGCATCGAAACACATTGAACCCCGTTCCCAAAAATTGATTGAAAACTTAGTAATAGCAGATAGTACTGTTAAAAGATATATGTCTTAA
- the folB gene encoding dihydroneopterin aldolase, which translates to MNDIIFLNGMRFYGYHGALPAENEIGQIFIVDITLKVDLHDAGQSDDVKDTVHYGEVFEDVKEIVEGEPSNLLEHLAERIAKRINSHYNRVMETKVRITKENPPIPGHYDGVGIEIVRERN; encoded by the coding sequence ATGAACGACATCATATTTCTTAATGGAATGCGATTTTATGGTTATCACGGTGCATTGCCGGCAGAAAATGAAATAGGTCAAATATTCATAGTAGATATTACTTTGAAAGTAGATTTACATGATGCTGGTCAATCAGACGATGTGAAAGATACGGTACATTATGGAGAAGTCTTTGAAGATGTTAAAGAGATTGTTGAAGGAGAACCCTCTAATTTACTAGAACATCTAGCAGAACGTATTGCCAAACGTATAAATTCACACTATAATCGTGTAATGGAAACGAAAGTTAGAATAACTAAAGAAAATCCTCCAATACCAGGACATTACGATGGGGTAGGTATAGAAATAGTGAGGGAGCGTAATTAA
- the folP gene encoding dihydropteroate synthase — protein sequence MSKTKIMSILNVTPDSFSDGGKYNSVEKAVSRAKEMIDEGVDIVDVGGVSTRPGYQEVTLEEELDRVIPVVEALIGLNIQISIDTYRSEVAEACLKLGATMINDQWAGLYDPKILKVVAQYDAEIVLMHNGDGKRDKPVVDEMLVTLLAQANKAEMAGIPHSKIWLDPGIGFAKTRDEENEVMARLDELVATDYPILLATSRKRFIKEMMGGDSKAIERDEATAATTAYGIMKGVQAVRVHNVKLNSRIAQSMDFLKENENERHHIS from the coding sequence ATGTCAAAAACTAAAATTATGAGCATACTTAACGTGACGCCAGATTCATTTTCAGATGGTGGGAAATATAATTCTGTTGAAAAAGCAGTTTCACGAGCGAAAGAAATGATTGATGAAGGTGTTGATATAGTTGATGTAGGTGGTGTTTCAACTCGGCCTGGATATCAAGAAGTTACTCTAGAAGAAGAGTTGGATAGAGTTATACCAGTTGTTGAAGCATTGATAGGGCTTAATATACAAATATCAATTGATACATATAGAAGTGAAGTAGCAGAAGCTTGTTTGAAGTTAGGCGCTACAATGATTAATGATCAATGGGCTGGTTTGTACGATCCTAAAATATTGAAAGTTGTTGCTCAATATGATGCAGAAATTGTTCTAATGCATAATGGGGATGGTAAAAGAGATAAGCCAGTTGTAGATGAAATGCTTGTTACCTTATTAGCACAAGCTAATAAAGCTGAAATGGCAGGCATCCCACATTCTAAAATTTGGCTAGATCCTGGTATAGGGTTTGCTAAAACTAGAGATGAAGAAAACGAAGTGATGGCTCGACTTGATGAGTTAGTTGCAACAGATTATCCGATTTTATTGGCTACTAGTCGTAAAAGATTCATTAAAGAAATGATGGGTGGAGATTCAAAAGCCATTGAAAGGGACGAAGCTACAGCAGCAACAACTGCTTATGGTATAATGAAGGGCGTTCAAGCTGTGAGAGTACACAATGTTAAACTTAATTCACGTATTGCACAAAGCATGGATTTTCTAAAGGAGAATGAAAATGAACGACATCATATTTCTTAA
- the cysK gene encoding cysteine synthase A: MAQKPVENITQIIGNTPVVKLRNVVDEDAADIYVKLEYQNPGGSVKDRIALAMIEKAEKEGKIKPGDTIVEPTSGNTGIGLAFVCAAKGYKAVFTMPETMSQERRNLLKAYGAELVLTPGSEAMKGAIKKAKELKEEHGYFEPQQFENPANPEVHELTTGPELVDQFEGKTIDAFLAGVGTGGTLSGVGKVLRQQYPDIEIVAIEPEASPVLSGGEPGPHKLQGLGAGFVPDTLNTDIYDSIIKVGNETAMEMARRVAKEEGILSGISSGAAIHAAIQKAKELGKGKTVVTVLPSNGERYLSTPLYSFDD, translated from the coding sequence ATGGCACAAAAACCAGTAGAAAACATTACACAAATTATTGGAAACACACCAGTAGTTAAATTGAGAAATGTTGTTGATGAAGATGCGGCAGATATTTACGTTAAATTAGAATATCAAAATCCAGGAGGTTCAGTTAAAGACCGTATAGCTTTAGCTATGATTGAAAAAGCTGAAAAAGAAGGTAAAATCAAACCTGGAGATACTATTGTGGAGCCGACAAGTGGTAACACAGGCATTGGTTTAGCATTTGTATGTGCAGCCAAAGGATACAAAGCAGTGTTCACTATGCCTGAAACAATGAGTCAAGAACGTCGTAACTTATTAAAAGCATATGGTGCAGAATTAGTATTAACACCTGGATCAGAAGCAATGAAGGGTGCAATTAAAAAAGCCAAAGAACTTAAAGAAGAGCATGGTTACTTTGAACCCCAACAATTCGAAAACCCAGCAAACCCTGAAGTTCATGAACTTACAACTGGTCCAGAATTAGTTGACCAGTTTGAAGGTAAAACAATCGATGCATTCTTAGCTGGCGTAGGTACTGGTGGCACATTATCTGGTGTCGGTAAAGTTTTAAGACAACAATACCCTGATATTGAAATAGTTGCTATCGAACCAGAAGCATCACCAGTTCTAAGTGGTGGAGAACCAGGGCCACATAAATTACAAGGTTTAGGTGCTGGATTTGTTCCGGATACGTTAAATACAGACATTTACGATAGTATTATTAAAGTAGGCAATGAAACTGCTATGGAAATGGCACGTCGTGTTGCAAAAGAAGAAGGTATTTTATCAGGAATTTCTTCTGGTGCCGCTATTCATGCAGCTATTCAAAAAGCTAAAGAATTAGGTAAAGGTAAAACAGTAGTAACAGTATTACCAAGTAATGGTGAACGTTACTTATCTACACCTTTATACTCATTTGATGACTAA
- the hslO gene encoding Hsp33 family molecular chaperone HslO has protein sequence MTHDYIVKALAFDGEIRAYATLTTESVQEAQTRHYTWPTASAAMGRTMTATVMMGAMLKGDQKLTVTVDGRGPIGRIIADADAKGNVRAYVDHPQTHFPLNEQGKLDVRRAVGTEGSIQVVKDVGMKDYFSGSSPIVSGELGEDFTYYYATSEQTPSSVGLGVLVNPDNTIKAAGGFIIQVMPGAKEETISKLEEAINQMTPVSKLIEQGLTPEGILNEILGEEHVQILETSPAQFECNCSHEKFLNAIKGLGEAEITDMIKEDHGAEAVCHFCGNKYNYSEAELNQLLESMA, from the coding sequence ATGACACATGACTATATTGTTAAAGCACTAGCGTTTGATGGTGAAATTAGAGCATATGCAACATTAACAACAGAATCAGTACAGGAAGCTCAAACAAGACACTATACGTGGCCAACAGCTTCAGCTGCAATGGGAAGAACGATGACTGCTACTGTAATGATGGGAGCAATGCTAAAAGGAGACCAGAAATTAACTGTAACGGTTGATGGTCGTGGTCCTATTGGCAGAATTATTGCAGATGCAGATGCTAAAGGTAATGTACGCGCTTATGTGGATCATCCACAAACACATTTTCCATTAAACGAACAAGGAAAATTAGATGTTAGACGAGCAGTAGGGACAGAAGGTTCTATACAAGTAGTTAAGGATGTAGGAATGAAAGATTATTTTTCCGGTTCAAGTCCAATAGTTTCTGGTGAACTAGGAGAAGATTTTACGTACTATTATGCGACAAGTGAACAAACACCATCTTCTGTTGGTTTAGGAGTACTTGTTAATCCAGATAATACGATTAAAGCAGCAGGCGGATTCATTATCCAAGTGATGCCTGGTGCCAAAGAAGAAACAATCAGTAAATTAGAAGAAGCAATTAATCAAATGACACCAGTATCTAAACTCATTGAGCAAGGATTAACACCGGAAGGAATTTTAAATGAAATTCTTGGAGAAGAACATGTCCAAATTTTAGAAACATCACCTGCACAATTTGAATGTAATTGTAGTCATGAAAAATTCTTGAATGCTATTAAAGGTTTAGGGGAAGCAGAAATCACAGATATGATTAAAGAAGATCATGGTGCGGAAGCAGTTTGTCACTTCTGTGGAAATAAATATAATTATAGTGAAGCTGAGCTTAACCAATTATTAGAATCAATGGCATAA